In Roseomonas fluvialis, one genomic interval encodes:
- a CDS encoding Bug family tripartite tricarboxylate transporter substrate binding protein, whose protein sequence is MNRRTLMLLAAALPAPAIAQPAWPDRPIRVVVPFAAGGPSDIVVRLLAPRMSATLGQPIVVDNRAGAGGVTGVDAVAKAAPDGYTIGIGSAGGLAISPRLDRGTPYDPLRDLAPLTLGVLVPEPLVVPAAAPFRTVAELVAAAKAQPGRLNYGSAGSGSMPHLAGELFRMAAGIEVTHVSYRGGAPLALAILQNEVQLGFADLPILLPHIRGGALRALAVGTQQRLEWIPDVPTMAEVGLPTVDANNWHGFVAPARTPQPVLDRLHGALAGALNDPDIRRALHDQGAIPGGNSQAEFAAFLRAELDKWGGVIQRAGVRAD, encoded by the coding sequence ATGAACCGCCGCACGCTGATGCTGCTGGCCGCCGCACTGCCCGCGCCCGCGATCGCGCAGCCCGCCTGGCCCGACCGTCCGATCCGCGTGGTGGTGCCCTTCGCTGCCGGTGGCCCGTCGGACATCGTGGTGCGGCTGCTGGCGCCGCGGATGTCCGCGACGCTCGGCCAGCCCATCGTGGTGGACAACCGTGCGGGCGCGGGCGGCGTGACGGGGGTCGATGCGGTGGCGAAGGCCGCACCGGATGGATACACGATCGGCATCGGCAGCGCCGGCGGGCTCGCGATTTCGCCGCGGCTGGATCGCGGCACGCCGTATGACCCGCTGCGGGACCTGGCGCCGCTGACGCTTGGCGTGCTGGTGCCCGAACCGCTGGTGGTGCCGGCCGCGGCCCCCTTCCGGACTGTGGCGGAGCTGGTGGCCGCGGCGAAGGCGCAGCCGGGGCGGCTGAACTACGGCTCCGCCGGGTCGGGCAGCATGCCGCATTTGGCGGGCGAGCTGTTCCGCATGGCGGCGGGGATCGAGGTCACGCATGTGTCCTACCGCGGTGGCGCGCCGCTGGCGCTGGCCATCCTGCAGAACGAGGTGCAGCTGGGCTTCGCGGACCTGCCCATCCTGCTGCCGCATATCCGCGGCGGCGCGCTGCGCGCGCTGGCGGTCGGCACGCAGCAGCGGCTCGAATGGATCCCCGACGTGCCGACCATGGCCGAGGTCGGCCTGCCCACGGTCGATGCCAACAACTGGCACGGCTTCGTCGCCCCCGCGCGCACGCCGCAGCCGGTGCTGGACCGCCTGCACGGCGCGCTGGCCGGCGCGCTGAACGACCCCGACATCCGCCGCGCGCTGCATGATCAGGGGGCCATTCCTGGCGGCAACAGCCAGGCGGAATTCGCCGCCTTCCTGCGCGCCGAACTCGACAAGTGGGGCGGCGTGATCCAGCGCGCCGGCGTGCGCGCGGATTAG
- a CDS encoding FkbM family methyltransferase, whose amino-acid sequence MIRRVFQAGERQVTLDVRDDSSTHLVIREVFQDGVYAPVAGIAPPRVVLDIGGHIGLTSAFFRLVYPHAAIIAVEPDPSSFAILSGNAERIGNCRAFKLGLYERDAIAHFNAAQISVLSSLFPLQHEGVPSTATQVRLRHAGAFADELSAQFALPGFDLIKIDTEGAELAILGALGDRVAQANVIHLEFHSAADRRAIDDLLCRTHVLARGRIDKPDLGTLTYVAKRLTSAT is encoded by the coding sequence ATGATCCGCCGCGTTTTCCAGGCCGGGGAGCGCCAGGTCACCCTCGACGTGCGCGATGATTCGAGCACGCATCTGGTGATCCGCGAAGTCTTCCAGGATGGCGTCTATGCGCCGGTCGCGGGCATCGCGCCGCCGCGCGTGGTGCTCGACATCGGCGGGCATATCGGCCTGACCTCGGCGTTCTTCCGCCTGGTCTATCCGCATGCGGCGATCATCGCGGTCGAGCCCGACCCGTCATCCTTCGCGATCCTGTCGGGCAATGCGGAGCGCATCGGCAATTGCCGCGCCTTCAAGCTCGGCCTGTACGAACGCGATGCGATCGCGCATTTCAACGCGGCGCAGATCTCCGTGCTCAGTTCCCTGTTCCCGTTGCAACATGAGGGCGTCCCCAGCACGGCGACGCAGGTGCGCCTGCGCCATGCCGGCGCCTTCGCCGACGAACTCAGCGCGCAATTCGCGCTGCCCGGCTTCGACCTGATCAAGATCGACACCGAGGGTGCGGAACTCGCGATCCTCGGTGCGCTCGGCGACCGCGTGGCGCAGGCGAATGTCATCCACCTGGAATTCCACAGCGCCGCCGACCGCCGCGCCATCGACGACCTGTTGTGCCGTACGCATGTGCTTGCGCGCGGGCGGATCGACAAGCCGGATCTCGGCACGCTCACCTATGTCGCGAAGCGCCTGACCAGCGCGACCTGA